In a genomic window of Streptomyces koelreuteriae:
- a CDS encoding 4-carboxy-4-hydroxy-2-oxoadipate aldolase/oxaloacetate decarboxylase gives MIRVSTKFDRPAPELVERLAAYSSATLHEAQGRLGALDSTLKPVDHRMSLCGPAFTVQCAPRDNLMLQTAIAYARPGDVIVVSAGAYEEAGSFGDVLANACQSKGLGGLITDTGVRDTEDLRALGFPVFSRSISIKGTVKETVGPMCEPVTVGGVLVRPGDVMRADADGVVVVRREDAAEVAAASQQRVDTEADYIAAYRAGRTVIDICGLEPLLAAKGLVIEE, from the coding sequence ATGATCCGCGTCAGCACCAAGTTCGACCGCCCCGCCCCGGAACTCGTCGAACGCCTCGCCGCCTACTCCTCGGCCACCCTCCACGAAGCCCAGGGCAGGCTGGGCGCCCTCGACTCGACCCTCAAGCCGGTCGACCACCGCATGTCCCTCTGCGGCCCCGCCTTCACGGTCCAGTGCGCGCCCCGCGACAACCTGATGCTGCAGACCGCCATCGCCTACGCCCGCCCCGGGGACGTCATCGTCGTCTCCGCCGGCGCCTACGAGGAGGCCGGCTCCTTCGGGGACGTCCTCGCCAACGCCTGCCAGTCCAAGGGGCTCGGCGGGCTGATCACCGACACGGGCGTGCGGGACACCGAGGACCTGCGCGCCCTGGGATTCCCCGTCTTCTCCCGCAGCATCTCCATCAAGGGCACGGTCAAGGAGACCGTCGGGCCGATGTGCGAGCCGGTCACCGTCGGCGGCGTGCTCGTCCGCCCCGGCGATGTGATGCGGGCCGACGCCGACGGCGTGGTCGTCGTACGCCGTGAGGACGCCGCCGAGGTGGCCGCCGCCTCGCAGCAGCGGGTCGACACCGAGGCGGACTACATCGCCGCGTACCGCGCGGGCCGGACCGTCATCGACATCTGCGGGCTCGAGCCGCTGCTCGCGGCGAAGGGGCTG